Proteins from a genomic interval of Zingiber officinale cultivar Zhangliang chromosome 1B, Zo_v1.1, whole genome shotgun sequence:
- the LOC122021096 gene encoding putative clathrin assembly protein At1g03050 — protein MAPSTIKKALGAVKDRTSIGLARVSHSAKLSDLDVAIVKATRHDEHPAADKYLREILNLTCYSRAYVGACVASLSRRLGRTKSWAVALKTLVLVHRLLAEGDPAYEREIFLATHRGTRMLNVSDFRDTSKSESWDFSAFVRTYALYLDERLDYRVQGLRKRRGSRTSFDLEEVEEEEAVEAAAAADSSKTTPAREMKTEKLFVRTQHLQQLLERFLACRPTGAAKRHRLVVAALFPLVKDSFQIYCDLADIVNIFVDRFMDLEVPTCVHVHDLFSRLARQFDELDCFYGWAKSVGICRSSEYPDIEHITAKKLEVMNEFISDKSALRQRLHEAAAERAASPQAEEPKSAENEDMNQIKALPAPEDFSEEEPATDAMAVVENVTTFTLEEKEADLLNLNDDHAMTVEEHGDRLALALFDGSPAAAAAPKWEAFSIGEDADWESALVTTATNNLSGQRSSLGGGLDMMLLDGLYATGQGHYAAAINHSSKSASSVATTRAPMPALPAPPASEAAPADPFAASLAVPPPAYVQMREMEVKQRWLTEEQRVWQRYASEGMQGQAAWSRQFVAYHAPAGSYQYQQNQYQFNGGYGRMA, from the exons ATCAAAAAGGCGCTGGGAGCTGTGAAGGATCGCACGAGCATCGGGCTGGCGCGGGTGAGCCACAGCGCGAAGCTGTCGGATTTGGACGTGGCCATTGTGAAGGCGACGCGGCACGATGAGCATCCCGCCGCCGACAAGTACCTGCGGGAGATCCTGAACCTCACGTGCTACTCACGGGCCTACGTCGGCGCCTGCGTCGCCTCGCTGTCGCGGCGGCTCGGCCGGACGAAGAGCTGGGCGGTCGCGCTCAAGACTCTGGTCCTCGTCCACCGCCTCCTCGCCGAGGGCGACCCCGCCTACGAGAGGGAGATCTTTTTGGCCACCCACCGCGGCACCCGCATGCTCAACGTGTCGGACTTCCGGGACACCTCCAAGTCCGAGTCGTGGGACTTCTCCGCCTTCGTCCGCACCTACGCGCTCTACCTCGACGAGCGGCTTGATTACCGGGTGCAGGGCCTACGCAAGCGCCGCGGAAGCAGGACCAGCTTCGACTTGGAGGAGGTCGAGGAGGAGGAGGCCGTGGAGGCGGCGGCTGCGGCGGACTCCTCCAAGACCACACCGGCCCGGGAGATGAAGACCGAGAAACTCTTTGTGCGGACGCAGCATCTGCAGCAGCTCTTGGAGCGATTCCTCGCTTGCCGCCCTACCG GTGCAGCGAAGCGCCACCGGCTGGTGGTGGCGGCGCTATTCCCGCTGGTGAAGGATAGCTTCCAAATCTACTGCGACCTCGCCGACATCGTCAACATCTTCGTCGACCGTTTCATGGACCTGGAGGTCCCCACTTGTGTGCACGTCCACGACCTCTTTTCCCGGCTCGCGAGGCAGTTCGACGAGCTCGACTGCTTCTACGGGTGGGCCAAGTCCGTCGGCATCTGCCGCTCGTCAGAGTACCCCGATATCGAGCACATCACGGCGAAGAAGCTGGAAGTGATGAACGAGTTCATCAGCGATAAATCCGCCCTCCGTCAGCGCCTCCATGAGGCCGCGGCCGAACGCGCCGCGTCCCCGCAGGCGGAGGAACCGAAATCGGCCGAGAACGAAGACATGAACCAAATCAAGGCTTTGCCCGCGCCGGAAGACTTCTCCGAAGAAGAACCTGCGACAGATGCGATGGCCGTCGTCGAGAATGTAACGACATTTACATTAGAAGAAAAGGAAGCGGATCTGTTGAACTTGAACGACGACCACGCGATGACCGTCGAAGAGCATGGGGACAGGCTCGCGTTGGCGCTGTTCGACGGGAGccctgcggcggcggcggcgcctaAATGGGAAGCGTTCTCGATCGGCGAGGACGCCGACTGGGAGTCGGCGCTGGTGACGACGGCGACCAACAACCTGTCCGGGCAGAGGTCGTCGCTGGGCGGCGGACTCGACATGATGTTGCTCGACGGCCTCTACGCCACGGGGCAGGGACACTACGCGGCGGCGATTAATCACAGTAGCAAGAGCGCGAGCAGCGTGGCGACTACGCGAGCACCAATGCCGGCGCTGCCGGCCCCTCCGGCTTCTGAAGCCGCACCAGCGGACCCGTTCGCGGCGTCGTTGGCGGTGCCGCCGCCGGCGTACGTGCAGATGAGGGAAATGGAGGTGAAACAGCGGTGGCTGACTGAGGAGCAGCGAGTGTGGCAGCGGTACGCGAGCGAGGGGATGCAGGGGCAGGCTGCGTGGTCCAGACAGTTCGTTGCTTATCATGCTCCAGCTGGTTCATATCAATACCAGCAAAACCAGTACCAGTTTAATGGCGGATACGGCCGAATGGCTTGA